A region of the Styela clava chromosome 1, kaStyClav1.hap1.2, whole genome shotgun sequence genome:
AAAGTCGAACAACGGTAAATGTACGACAATACCCTAAATCATGGGATCTGcttaaaatataagaaaaaaaggCACGACGGAAGCGTTTCATAGCGACAAAGTAAAgaaccaaaatttaaaattgattgataatCACCACAACTACagcaacaaaaataataaaagcagTCTAGCAACATTTCATATCTGAACTTCTTTGATTGTGGGGAACTTTTTATGGTAAATGACCTACTACGACCCATGATTAAATTCCCTTTCTCTATTTAAATgactttcattttattatttcaaagtCTTAAATAAAGTCACTCTGGCGGTCAATCGAGTCTAGTCATTTGGTTATTTGAGTTTGGTCTATTACTATAAATTTTCTAACACACAAATATACACGacaaaaattattcaatccCGAAATAAAATCAGCGCTAAACGATTGGAGTCTGAGGTTTATTAAGCGGTAGTAAGAGTCcatttgctttttttttacttcCGGAGTTTGATTGTTCCCTCTAAGATACTGTTATTGAAAATCAATTGTTCATTTTCGCGGAGCAAAGCGACTtttaccaacaacaacaatcatcacaacaacaacaaggaaAACAATACGACAACGCCAATTTTGACTATTCAATCTCGAACAAAAAGCAAGGCAATAGAGTTCGAAATCGCAAGTTTACTAGTGTTCAAGTCGTAATTTTATTTCCGAAGTTAGAATTATGAATAAAAGTTTTGGTATATTATGTTTGGCTGTTGTATTCGGATAAAACACAATTTCCACATTTCTGTAATCAACCATATTGCGGTCTGACAGCACTATTCGACTTGGTTGACAAATTTCAGTTTACATAtgtatacagggtgtctcaaaagtaagtttACACTTTTacttttgatttgcttttccaAGTACTCATCATaaagcgttcatttcttcacaAAGTATGAATaggtagtaaaatttaggtattatTTGCATTTTTCCTCAACCCACAGAACGATAAAGAGATTAACCCAAGgaatgaggtgcaaaattgctgtttggcaaaaAGCATATAAATAGGTAACAAAATTCAACGCCTCTTTAAAGGAAAATTTGGTAATAATTCGGCTCTGAATGTTTTCTTCAGAGCGTCCGCTCCTTGTGTTTCCTGATTTTTGTGCAAcaactacagatccagtttCCATAAATTTATGTTGAATTGCAATTGCATTGTTCGTCGTGTAGTAACCGAATTAATAccaaattctctgttaaagTGGCGCTCACTGTTCATACTGATTTATATGCGTATTGCCCAAAAGCAATATTGCACCTCATTTCGTGGGTTAATCTCTTGGTCACTCTGTGGATtgataaaaaatacaaacaataccCAAATTTTACTCCTTATCCATACCATGTGTTCtaaagaaatgaacgctctttGATCAGTACATGAAAagcaaatgaaaattaaaagtgAATACATACTTTTGAGACACTctgtttatatataaatatcacaTAGTTTAGCAAAATTGTTTTCAGTATAAAACAAATCTTGTCGAAATAAACacggaaaaaataaacttacccCCAATCCAGTTGGTTTCTGGTAAGCCCTGAAAAAAGTAGAAGCCGAGTCGGTGAGGAAATTACTATAATGGTTCATTCTAGATAATGGGTTAGGGCCTTGATCAGTGAGGACAAGTCGAACAAACTGATTGTTGAAAGGCCATTCTAACTCATCGTCATATTTGCCACCAACTAGGCGAAAGAAAATGCCAAAGTAGCCCGGGTTTCCAGCGTCGACTGCAGATTGTGTGCCGTTAggatatatctaaaacaaatatatatactagtTTATAAAcagcaaataaaatttattatttgtctGTTGAGGGACATGAGATGTGACATTGATTAGACAACAGccttatttcattttaattctgaACAATACGGTTTAATAATGTATAATATTagcaatttatatttaattaaaattcaaaattctaTACAATCATAACATTGGATATAGTTTAATTTAATGTTAGATTTGTAAATCACATAACAAAATCTATTCATAGAAGAAGGAAATGATATCTAAAGCCCATAGAGCGTCAATGGTTCTTTATACCTAGAAGGTGTTGATTTCTGTACAACAGAAAATTGGGTGTTTTATAGCGAAAGAGCGAAATTTTGGAATGAAAACATTATTAAGAAGAAGCTGTTTTGTAGatgactagggctgggaatggttaaccggttaaccggttaaccgatttcagatggttaacggtttcGATTAATTtcaaccgttaactgacatctcagatacaaatcatcttcatatcgtacaatttcttcaaatatgattacgtcatcgcaaatttatctcttttGGCATTTAATTCGAataaatattactaactgtgtgggtaaggactcaataaatgtgaaaagtAATGGAAGTACTAAGATTGCAGATTATGGAAGTTTGACAAtaatgaattcagaatcagttttcggtcgatttcgaaatatattgttcacgatttcattgcaaaatcggatattcaatgtcatacaataagtgcgcagttgatgccgtttttctttaaatgatatatatctcgaagtgaaaattgcacatcgaacactgataatttgtcacataaatgacgtttaacaacggaatcaggttttcctaaatacttccacacgcccaaACCACGCTGCGTGAAcccgattcgtgaataattttaataagcgataccgggataagaacacgcgaaattgctttataagcattgtgacgtaacaagctgcaattataaattattacgtcaaacgtcacgcggcggttaaccgattaaccggttaattttgcccggttaacggttaaagtgttttccctgaaattcccagccctagagATGACTTTCCAATAGAAGTTTACAGCTATATTCACCAAATTGTTTTCATCAATCGGTAAAAGGAGTTAAAAAGATCGTACAAGTTTTCTTCAATTTCTCAAAACTTGACCTTAGATAACTGATGGTGGTATTCAAtactttattcatttatttctacGTGGAAAAAAAATGCGAAGCCATTTGGTAAACAATCTACACTAATGAAAAACCCATACCATAATTTGAAAAGCATATCCAGGGTTTCCAGTGTACATTATCGGACTCGTAGAATACTCATTAACCTCGTACGTATCAGCCATCATGGAATACTGGGGTACGGTGAAGAATGACGTATCGCATTCTTTGTCCAAAACACTGACGTCATCAACAGCAATGATGTCATTATAGAATCCACCTATAACCCAAACAagaccaaaataaaaaaattgaggtATCAAACAATTTTAGCTGAAGTTTTAGTTTAAGGATCCCATTCCCATCACTACGTTTTTTTTAGCACCGGGCTATATGAAAACTGTGGCTTTTAAAATAACTCGTAATTGCTTCATTTGGACTAGTTCACGGGAGgtgtcatatatatttatatataaacagACGAGTAATACGAGTTTTTTGTGATGGATAATTTTAGAATCGAGGTAGATAAAATGAGAGTTTCTCAGTTATGAAAGAAAGTTTTCCCATTGTAAAGTacattatatataattattttctgtatttctcCCAATTAGCTTCTTACTGCCAAAAAGTCAACAGTAAACGCCAATCTGACTTTAAAGTATCTCCTAATGCGACGTACCTGTCTTTCCCCAGAAGACAATTCTGAACGATTCTGGAGCTGAAATTGTCATTCGTTCCACGTTCCATTCAACATCATGAGCTCCAATCGATTTGCCACCAAACATTTTTAACGGTTGACCGTACGAAGTGATTTCCCCTGATACGGGGTCAAGCGTGGCGAGGTAAACTCTGAAATATTAATGTAGTTGACTAGTTTATTGCAATTAGATAATTGCTTTaatattgtaaataataaaaaaaaaattacaaaaaaacacaGAAAATCCTGTAATACTGTATACCAGGGGTTCGCAACCTGCTTGGCCGCGTGCCAAATGTGGTCCATAAGGGAAAATTGTGCGAGTAATTCTAATACCTTTATTTATATCCGAGTCTAAATCATTATCTATGACGTTGCATTgacctaacagctagcttgtgcaaagcgaacaacgcatgccACAGGAACAATAACCAATATAcctttgtgcctgcaactacaaAAAAGTACATATTAAATTGAAGATGCTGCCCGCGGTTACACTCAGTCATTTGTAGCTGCCGAGGTTTTAATACCTCGTTTTTTATCGTGAAGTTCCCACACCCCGAACACGGATTTGTAGAAACAATCACTAATATGTATGGAGCAAATATCTTTGAAGTAGCGAAATCTATTCGGTTCGACTTTTCTCAGTCAATTTACTATATTAATACGTAGTTACATTCAACGCTCTAACCACTAGGCAATCATTGCGAAATTATAATTTTCGGAATGGGTATGAAACGTGAATTatagtaaataattttttactcAAAAAATAGGTTTGAAATAAGATCGAAGTCACATGTTTTGTAAGAAAAAGACTggttttagatatattatatgaaatatacGACTGACATTGAGATGGAGACACTGACTGAACTGGAGTCAAAAAggccaattttatatttgagtACTTACGCCATTGATGCCCCGCTTCCTTCATTTAGGTTTATATAGTGTGAGAATTCGAGACATTGCTTTTCTACAGTAGTTGTATAACGCATCGACTTCATTCCTCCAGAAAGTCCAGGGAATTTGGTCGAGGTATCAAGGTACATGAAGCTACCTGTGTGAAAGAACATTCAGTAGAAATAATACCAACGCACGGATAAAGATGGAAATGGTAAATGACTTATaaagaaagaaatatattaagAAATTAAGAAATGTTGATGTTGAAAGAATTGTACCGGGAATCCTATAAAGTACTAAAACAATCTAGAAAATATTATTAGATAATTTTATCGTGAATTACAATAGGAGCAAAATTGAGGATGAAATTACACTGCATTAGGCTCAGACGACCCAGGAACCAAAAGCGATGCAGTGCGACCTAAATCacttttgtatttattataaaagtgGAAATTCTATTCATCCcaaattgtaatatattttctgaatttttttttgcgaaTTCTGATTTTTGTGAGCCAGGTTTTCCAATTCGAAGTTCACAAAAAAGGTATGTTATAATGCGGTCAGCTCAgtattaccaaaaaaataatattaatttctttgttaatttataaaaagttGAATAATTCTGTTCATTATTCACTGAGAATAGTGATAGTGATAATGAATAGAAAAATATGAATGTGTAAAGTTTGATGCCAAGCGTATTTATAATACCGAGATCGTAAATTTCTATCTTACTAGTTATCTTAAAGATGTGCAGGACAAAAATATGTGGCTCAGAGTTTATTTGTCTCTTTACATTTCTTAAAATGTATGAATTAAACTTCCTGACAGcgattttttgttcattttatcgTTTAAGATAGTTTAGGTCAGTTAGTTTTGAAATCTACCGAaagatatacagggtgtccataaactctttaacatttttcaaaaattgcaaagagaatttatcgataccatatattgttttgatcctcACCGATGTAAAAAAAtggagtaaaaatacttgaacaattactgattaaaacaacaaacctggttaaaatacATTGAGAACTGACCTAACTTTTTGGACACGCTGTATATACTAAATGCTCCAATATTTCTATAATACACATTACCTACTCCCTCTGTTCCAAACGTCGAATCAAATTTTGGTAAGTACTTGGTTGTGGGACCAGATGCGTCTGACGTTTCTATGTTATGACGTAACCACATGACGTCACTGTTGTCTTCTGAATATCCTCCAGCATTCGTTTCTTCATAATTTACGGTATTACTGATTCTGACGGTATCACCttgatatagaaaaaatatatatatgaatttagTAGAAAAAGTGTGCTCGAatgtatattcgaaaataaagaAAGGCCgtttacaatttaaattttgttacgaagtcagttttcaatatagcCATACCATGTTTGAAGTATTTTAATCAGAAAATGAGGTATTTTTAtctcatttaatacatctgtaccGGACCAAAACAACatatggtattgataaattccctttgcaattttaaaaagttttaaAGACTTTATGGGCACcacatatattcaaaaaaaataaaatggaaacGCACTACAAAGTATAATAGAAACCTCTGATATACCAAAAGGTAGTGAAATTACACAACTTTTCGTAGTTTCGTGCCTCAAAATATTAGTTAGGGTGGCATTGCAAAataatggtgaccgtacatttgaacccatgtgtatatccgcgggttcaatctatatgcgggtgctaaaactcaTGGGTATGGGTTTAAATatacgtaaaacaaaaaaaattccaaaaaaaaagtgcAATAGTATGTAGGCGTacttgtcgtgggttcaaatgtacgtgggttctaatgtaatggaacccaaaATAATGGATactaaaaaagccaatatgttTGGAAATCCACATGACGATGGCTATGATGTAGTTAAATGGTAACAAGGTAATGCTAAATAACAAGCTAAATGGTGAAAAATAACAACCAGGAAAATAGGGAAAATGAAAAATGTACAAACCCAAGATTTAGTGTAATTATTTAGGTTCCAACTATATATAGCTACCTGAAAACAAGTTACTGAAGTCAGCTTTTGATGAATAAATATgttggctcggcggtgtgacgcatcgtgctaagcgtcagaaatacgctcgccaccgcacctcagATTACCCTGCTTGGGTACGCAggtgcggggatagttatgtgcgagaggattgctgggctcctcgccgccgcagggtggttcacataaccgctagtcggttacggcccctccaccatcaagtgcGTTCTTCCGAAAagaaataactggctaactaattccatacccgacatggactggtaaccgacgAGGGGCCGTTGATTTCAatatgattaagtcatcttatcggctttcctattcccatgaataaatatgtaaatcctatcctataataAAGAACAATTTTACTTACTGCAATCATACATTCTTTTGATCTTTGTCACATCACCTGGGCTGAACGTACTGCGTTGACCAATCACGTCTTGAAACTTTGGGTCACGTGTTCTGATTGTTATATTTCCGTCCTCCCTAGGAAAGAAATATTAATTCATGTTAAAAATCATAAACTGGGTTTGCTGTTAGAAATTAAAATGTAGTAAAAAAAGATAGTAACAGTTTGTTATTAAATAGCCTTAAGATGGCCTGGTTACCAATCCGTCTTACAATTAAGCCATTTTGTCAGCTTTCCTCTTTTTCAGAATGAATAAGAAATCCTATACTACATAAAAATTCAATTCTGAAAATACTTATGATATAAAACATCCAATGTGAAAGATATAACGAGTTTACTTCATTCATAGTGTATATAATTTATAGACGGCAATTTTAATTCGTTGACTTGccaatatttcaacaaatacGGGCGGCATGGCCTTGCTTTTCATAAGATATATTCATGAATTTCTCCAAACAAAGGAATAGATAAATAATCACTGATATATAGGTAACTTACTATTTAGTTTTTTTAACCTCGTTACAATCCTACCTACAATCCTATTGATAAATAATGATTAAAATTCTGGTAGCAACACCAACATAGTTAAGCGTCACCATTAGACTATGGGTATGAAAAAGATTGAGGTTTTCaaaaatagttgataaaatatagagaattaAATAATTGTCTTGAGCGTCAACATACTGAAGCAACAAGCACATACTCCCTACAACAGACACCCTCATTGCGACATTTACTAACGGTTTATTTCAAATGACGTAAGAAGCTTGTCAATGAACGCACGAGGTCAGTTCATTAATGTAAATAAAACGCGCAATGTGTATTTATCTTATTAGTACCGTTAGTGTTTGCCAACAAGATAATAACTGAAATGGGGGTGTCTGAGGGTTTTAAATCAACATTGCTAGTTTATGTAAATATGTTTGCATAAAACTTGCGACAGAAATTTCGCCgacaaattatatattttgaattttgtttgggACTAAATTGATAGTAAATTAAATTATGGTCAGAATGTATGATATATGTTGCCGTATATTAAGACAACAAAAGCCACGGTTTAATTTTTCCGAGTGTGTTTGTACTACTGTTTTGTATTACAAAATATCGGGATTTTATGAACAAAGAATAAAAGGAAATAATCTTCACCAATCCATGACGTTGGATTAGTTACAAATCGGGGTCGCGtaggaaaattgaaaatcaGCTCCTTACTTTAATATACACGATCTACGTAGTAAAGTACGGTCGCTATGGAAAATCGGACCTACTCTAAGGTATTCGCCATTCATAGAAATAGCCAAATAATATTTGACCAACGGTTTCTTACAATCTAACATTtgtacgagaggattgctggaatcctcTACGTCGAAGATTGCTTTTTTCGCTAGCAATTGCTCTTTATCAATTTCCTTTTTAACATTTTCTCTATATACGACCACCATATTTATTGCCATATAAGAGAGTCGGGTTTTCCCAAAACAGAAATAAACTAATTTACTTTATCCTAATTGAACTCAAGCATAGTTTAACAAATTCGCACCAAAAACGATCAATAAGCGTATCTTAGAGACATTTCATTGAGTAGACTTATTGTATTTCTCTCTAAAAATTGATTTCTTCTCATTTACTTACGTGAAGGCCGTTTTTCCATAATGCATCACAGAATCAAAATCATACGCAACTCTCCGGTTATCGGTCTCGTTGTATGGGTAATTATTGAAGTTGTAAGCCATATCTGCAGATATAGATGTAAAATGTGTTAAATATGGAGCAATACTAAAATAGtaaatttgaagaaaacattttttgacagCAACATAGTCCAATTACGGAATTATATCTTTAATAATTACAGAGTTAAATATCCGAGTCGGGAGTTAAAAATTTAACTGAAGCTATAAAGTTTGCAAATGCCAAAGATCTTCAAGAATAATAACATGTCGTCAAATTTCAACACACAACATCAATTAATTAATCACAACACAACaatagtttttgaaaaatcCCTTATGTACGATTACTCAATATTAATGGATCGCGTATGATGAAGGCTAATGGTAACCACTGAAATGTCAAGAGTTACGAGATACGTAGGATTATGATGGTGCAATGTGTATCGACCAATGTCGATTGCGTCCTATTCATAAGTTATATGTTTTATACCGAATGTACCCCATAAAAATCATGGATGTTGTTGTTTCGTTTGCGTTGGGAATTTTAAGATCGCCGCTAATTTCACTAATTataataataccaaaataacaaaatacttCGCTTTCATTAACGAAATAGGTAATCACGGCCCTCGATCCTTGGGTGTTGTTGATAAACGTATCACCTACTCGAGCCTGCGCGGACCTAAACTGAAGTATAACTCTTACATATTTTATCTATCACGATTATACCTGGTGATATAGCGTCCCacattatttcaatataatCGTCTCTATCAGCTCTTGACTGCTCGTGCCAAACTCCAATTGCATGCATTAACTCGTGCTCAACTGTGGACATATCTTCGCACCCTCTACCTATGGAAACGGTCTGCTCTCCTCCTTGCATTCCGACATAGGACCAGCATCTAAATAAGATAAAAACAcgataatttaaatttttccatGGGTAATAATTCTCATCCGAACAAAGACCTTGTACAAGCAGCTATTGAAATGTAAGAAGCAAGCTTCAAATTCGAAACGACTGAAATCGTACAGGTTTGGAATTGTCTACCTAATTTATTATACTCTTGGTAGAGTTTCGGCCATTTTggccatcattttatttctgttttctttattttagttttattacgagtttggggactgtctgtgttggtcaagtgaatatacccttgcccataggtttccgtccctttatacaacttgatgtagagtaggaaacaaaaatagttacctccatattggtagcGCCGATTACCAAATGTCTTAATGTTAGCGTCGCCAAACAATTATTTCAATAGTTTACGACTTAAAACAaatccaaataaaaataaaagttttaggTATACAAGCCTTAGCTTACTATCATcagatattttttatatgactAGCAACGGCAACAATTTACTACCATTCGAACATTATATTTATTACTCGTTGATACCGAGACGAGAACATTAGATCACGCATTTCAATTGAACAAAACATATCAGTTATGAcgattttcagaaaatataaaaaatgtactACATCCAATGCGATTGAAAAAATCCTAAACATTTTGCCTCCTCAACATTTATTGTCAATAAAACTGTTGGTGTTTTTGCAATTTTGGTATTCACTGCAATGAgctacaataaatttattttgtttcactAGCTCCAATCATTCCAGTTGCCAGTAGCCTGTAACGTTGCTCACAGGAGGGAACTCATTGCTTCGAAATTAGTGCAGTGACCTTGTTTCAATACAACAATAGATATAAAacacattttataaaatatacattTCTTCGACTCAGAAAATGTTTCGCATTACTCACCCCGACAATTggtcaaatattaaataattttcttcGTTAGTTCTGGCAGGGAAAGACAAACAAGTACGTAGTTCATATTCCCGTCTTGCTTCGTCTATAGCTGCTTTGCCCTGTCACAGAGAATTAACATGAATTTTCTTCTAGGTAGAATATAACACTTTCATTATATATCACTGACAATAAAGATTCGACAAGAACAACCTCATATAACAGCAAAGAGTTAGTTGAAGATATATTAAGGGTTAGACAAAAATTCAATCTCAGTTGTTTTGACTTTTTTACTCCTAAAAGGCTCTCTGCGGACGGTCTCTAATGAATTAAAGCTACTATGTTTGCATAGATCAGATTTTTTCGGCTTCGTATTCGCAAACACTATGGCCTATACACTTTCTAAGTCTAATACACTCTATTTTAGATGCGGGGCACAAATTTTAAATCCGAGATATTAAACAAATAATGGCAACCTAAATGGGCCAAAAGCCTCAACCACTAGGTCTCTGCGTAATTTTCTTATCTTTTTTCCTGAATTGATTGATCTTTcgtgaatattattattttatatgacaaattatatatttcccTCTCTTCAGTTTTGGTACAATTCACCTGAGAAGATATGTTTTCCCTATTGTATCAACTTAAACTTTGAGTCTCGCTCCAATCGGCCTTATCAACGTGAAATAAATACTTCTCCATAATTATATATGTCTAAATAGCTTTTTACACATTGATTAACGGATACGCGAAACCTTGTCTTGAAAAAACGttcttgaaatatttattattcttacAAACAGCGTTGTTGCATTGGTAAAAGCAACTGGAATTGTCTTGTTTGGCCAGAAGTAATCCTTGTAACCTTCATCATCCACTATAGTATTTCTTGTATCCTTTTGCATCAAGTCACCTTCCTTGAGTTGCCCCAGTACGCCTTCACCTATGAAACAAGAGAGTAACGCGACGTGACAGTAGTGGCGAAGATTTACGAAACAAAGTGTGTTCTTTTCTGTAGAGAGTGCGCTGCCATGATTTATAATGAAACAGCAAAACTTCGCATTAACTATTGAGGGAATAGACTATgagaaaaaattttaaattttaaacacgATAGCCCACTGACGAATTTGTccatttgaaatataaaaaagttgaaatagaTGGATTATATAATTTGCGCTGAAATACGATTTTTTTCCAGCGGCACTAACGAAAATTTAGCTctcttttttaataaatgaattcTAATAATTAGAACTTTATTACGATTTTTGTGTATTATGATAAGGCGAAAAATAACTATTAATTTCGATTCgacatttgaaaatttaactttCAAATAAAGTcccataaaatattgaattcaataaaaaaaagtatttacaAATTAAATACTTGTTACAATGTAAACATAATTGCAGTGTATCTAACGTGAACAAGTGACAACAACCTGAAAATTTAACTTTCAAATAAAGTTTCATAAAATATAGAATTTactaaaataagattttttcaatttaaacacTTGTTAAAATGCAAACATAATTGGAGTTTAGCGAACGTGTACAAGTGACAACAACCTAATAATATTAGAAATCAATTTCTCAAATACTTACGGGCATTGATATCTGGGATGCTCAGAGAAGGTTCGATGTCAAAAATATTCCCCTCAGTATATGTGTCtgcaaaaaaatgtaatataatattatatcaaaaataTGTTGTAACAACCTGTGtgtttggtactcccgtatgtgtaacaggttagggttcggcgataattttattccgatttttcctattttaattatattacgagttaggtaactgtctgtgttactcaagtaaatataccacctgcccgtaggtttcagtccctttacacaaattgattattaccttcatattggtatacacaAGTCTAGAGCGACGTGAGTTTTGCGGTATGATTGAACCTTTCAGGCGTCTGTTCAATTAATCACGGATTCTcactttaataatattttttctgacCAAGATGATCTACGTTACCCTGTATTTTATATATGCACTTTCGTGCTTAATTACGTATATATTGGAATAGATGGAGAAGCTACCAAATAGTTTTCGAATATGCATGTTTTAGTATTAATAGGAAaccaaaatttcattcaataaatTGTGGGAATTCCATTTTGTGAATCTGGATAGTGCACAGAATACATATGAAAGAGGATCGTaggcaaaaatatgaaaaggCGTGGGtagttcaaaaattttaaacttttaagTTAGACCGTACCAGATAGCGGTCAGGCCAGGGGCCGTAAAACACGGTTTTTCAAgggtcttgagggtctaaaaagcgtttccgGCTACGGAAAATTGATATGTATGgcacataaataaaattttgtttttgagggGTGAGGGGCGTCCGATCTTCAACTCGTCCTTCCGCTTTGGCTACGCCCAtgtatttgtttcagaaatggttcatatatttatagtttgacAGAGTTTACCCAGTTTTTGCATTCTGTGTGAAATAATGGGTTTGCAGTTGGGAGGGAAAAaagaatttgaatatataaacattaaaatttcaaatg
Encoded here:
- the LOC120335019 gene encoding meprin A subunit beta-like; the protein is MDVVKGRVNEGLIPDTYTEGNIFDIEPSLSIPDINAREGVLGQLKEGDLMQKDTRNTIVDDEGYKDYFWPNKTIPVAFTNATTLFGKAAIDEARREYELRTCLSFPARTNEENYLIFDQLSGCWSYVGMQGGEQTVSIGRGCEDMSTVEHELMHAIGVWHEQSRADRDDYIEIMWDAISPDMAYNFNNYPYNETDNRRVAYDFDSVMHYGKTAFTEDGNITIRTRDPKFQDVIGQRSTFSPGDVTKIKRMYDCSDTVRISNTVNYEETNAGGYSEDNSDVMWLRHNIETSDASGPTTKYLPKFDSTFGTEGVGSFMYLDTSTKFPGLSGGMKSMRYTTTVEKQCLEFSHYINLNEGSGASMAVYLATLDPVSGEITSYGQPLKMFGGKSIGAHDVEWNVERMTISAPESFRIVFWGKTGGFYNDIIAVDDVSVLDKECDTSFFTVPQYSMMADTYEVNEYSTSPIMYTGNPGYAFQIMIYPNGTQSAVDAGNPGYFGIFFRLVGGKYDDELEWPFNNQFVRLVLTDQGPNPLSRMNHYSNFLTDSASTFFRAYQKPTGLGSFNDAVGYRYFISKESFHNRRYLKHDVAYFSVQVTDMRPFENSDEISAQLANPVVRNLRNLPNSLHYSMEYEMDESQSPHSHHHSYDTNDAGDNEMISVKTASIIIIATSGAVFLFMAVLICLVASSYKKKIKQAPVIMNNVRYGPGLAKDPSVKYADRPPIM